A stretch of Cicer arietinum cultivar CDC Frontier isolate Library 1 chromosome 5, Cicar.CDCFrontier_v2.0, whole genome shotgun sequence DNA encodes these proteins:
- the LOC101503295 gene encoding uncharacterized protein, which translates to MEGREEGPPRNDLCSVCHGNFDIPCQANCSHWFCANCILLVWQHSSSALQPCKCPLCRRPITLLVPNSQSNNNPSLLSQIQTYNRLFGHQSNSPFSQRLLDLPFLLKRLFWDFFDPSRSLPLVIRARVFIATVLSAIYILSPIDIIPEGVLGIIGLLDDLLIALIFFLHVAALYRSVLYRRHGGL; encoded by the exons ATGGAAGGAAGGGAAGAAGGACCGCCAAGAAACGATCTATGTTCAGTTTGTCATGGAAATTTCGATATTCCATGTCAAGCTAACTGTTCTCATTGGTTTTGCGCTAACTGTATTCTTCTTGTTTGGCAACACTCTTCTTCTGCTCTTCAACCTTGTAAATGTCCACTTTGTCGTAGACCTATTACCCTTTTAGTACCAAATTCCCAATCCAATAACAACCCTTCTCTTCTCTCTCAAATTCAAACTTATAACCGTCTTTTTGGTCATCAATCTAATTCACCCTTTTCTCAGAGATTACTTGATCTTCCTTTTCTTTTGAAGAGACTTTTTTGGGATTTCTTTGATCCTTCTAGATCTCTTCCTCTTGTTATTAGAGCTCGTGTTTTTATTGCT ACAGTTCTGAGTGCTATATACATCTTGAGCCCTATCGACATCATTCCAGAAG GTGTATTGGGAATAATTGGTCTCTTGGATGATCTTCTAATTGCACTAATCTTCTTCCTACATGTTGCTGCCCTTTATAGATCAGTACTTTACCGCCGTCACGGGGGTTTGTGA